In a single window of the Centropristis striata isolate RG_2023a ecotype Rhode Island chromosome 18, C.striata_1.0, whole genome shotgun sequence genome:
- the LOC131990913 gene encoding kinesin-like protein KIF26A — protein MDWKDLAAQKLSLSRRKKSPPGPGASPPADEAPGPLTYTGGFSGALQLSPPAVPPCLLRAGSKVKDTPGMGKVRVMVRICSVHSSESSESMSLLKVDGRKKLLTLCEAASGGQTAAAQRRPAAPKTFTFDAIFSQDASQAEVCSGAVAEVIQSVVNGADGCIFCFGHANLGKTYTMIGRDCSTQSLGVAPTAISWLFKVIEERREKSGARYSVRASAVEISGREETLTDLLAELASSSAGGHQEAPGPAVSLREDPLCGSQLQNQTELRATSAERAAFFLDAALTARRSSRAPSDQEVRRNSHFLFTLHVFQERQDKSNKAAVSGRSRLHLLDLGSCETDISRTREGGGGQCLSLSALGNVVLALANGAKHVPYRDSKLTMLLSESLGNINCRTTMIAHISDSPASYMETLTTVQLASRIHRMRKKKSKYASSSSGGESSCEEGPSHRPPHLRPFHPKIVALDPDTPLLLSSDPDYSSSSEHSCDTVIYVGPGGAAVSDRELSDNEGPPSFVPIIPSLNKRRVKDAPRSDGDHFKCNTFAELQERLDCIDGSEGPDTLGTEAKAAQAAALKTAAAKPTEATSPPRSDQISSHGVLESTQTTCTHKPSQEQPTSPSAGGLMNTSKRTSADGEKLSVTPSQLFVSQDSEPVVREKVYLRGGVPKPSLPRTTRAAAQPGEVVGRTPPVGMSQPLGSPSMERAHYLRAALLGRCLDGDFLRTTVTLQQPVELNGEDELVFTVVEELPLSLVPDNGRPSNLLNFTSDCSLQPSAAGSRPVSIISSINDEYDAYTSQRGAVGPGPEEGLFLQHANSEVSAEDTRSTSRLYLRDTIMTSDNASVLTSPSMFHKQPFLQHGIESCLNDSGVCFSELDSDPATPNKTSFSKCPPSPDPTRASLKVRARTLNTSQTLHQDTYSSLPRKNKPTSSAAVGCSRQEGRHDDFLLQGSSHFDPREAEFLSATKPPRSSMSNVSSKRPGGNSNSVPRPPKAHSSSAQRLVDGCEKSSSRRGDTLIKLPRLTRGATTLGTISAPQTSDSRWTHEGTSATGSLRFSSLGKKTNGHKSSAIPKSGSGNISPPAAAVRQSSQEQKTRTAISPSALKSSGDFGKSSFPKTSASEEEFSFRLRADSFSHRTSSLKTEHGPARTSSSLKTRGAKAESSRYYGSLMSLERCDSQTLANSGATLGGNSRSNKSVPRLGAPASTATSASQVSPGVFATMSKLGPKGSGSSRAAVSVGIKVRTLSTSSSKSLSSSPPPKPPENVAGRNTGLPPTGKSPVRSGAAAKTGRGTTMGTKQAISRAANSRVSELASGSQRKPLSRAAAATGSTDGGSGGVSGSPVNTPLPSPYSKITAPRRPQRYSSGHGSDNSSILSGELPPAMGRTALFYHSGGSSGYESMMRDSETTGSTSSAHDSMSESGVSSSNRSRVSKSPKKRGNGFLRRRLIPAPLPDASTLARRVGGQWVDLPPLGGALNDSFEIKVYEIDDLEHLQRRREESEPFHNVEKGLLYFNARLRMLERRQQRVRELRSHQEQLQEELEEARSRLMLPPGRWSPEVDVDPDLDPESQEYLEALAQVTAELQYCINLCKSRVMMETCFDIAATPSGGGGGGGGQQEVEV, from the exons GCTGAGGTGTGTTCGGGGGCGGTGGCTGAGGTCATCCAGTCGGTGGTGAACGGTGCAGACGGCTGCATCTTCTGCTTCGGACACGCCAACCTGg GTAAGACGTACACCATGATTGGCCGGGACTGCTCCACCCAGAGCCTGGGCGTGGCCCCGACCGCCATCTCGTGGCTCTTCAAGGTGATCGAGGAGCGGCGGGAGAAGTCCGGAGCTCGTTACTCCGTCAGAGCGTCCGCCGTGGAGATCTCCGGCCGAGAGGAGACGCTCACAGACCTCCTGGCTGAACTCGCCTCCTCCTCAGCGGGGGGCCACCAGGAGGCCCCGGGCCCCGCCGTGTCACTGCGAGAAGACCCCCTCTGTGGATCCCAG CTGCAGAACCAGACGGAGCTGCGGGCGACCAGCGCCGAGCGGGCGGCGTTCTTCCTGGACGCCGCCCTGACGGCGAGGAGGAGCAGCCGGGCGCCGAGCGACCAGGAGGTCCGGAGGAACTCGCACTTCCTGTTCACGCTGCACGTCTTCCAGGAGCGGCAGGACAAGAGCAACAAGGCGGCAG TGTCCGGGCGGAGTCGTCTCCACCTGCTGGACCTGGGCAGCTGTGAGACGGACATCAGCAGGACCAGAGAGGGGGGTGGAGGTCAGTGCTTGTCTCTGTCGGCGCTGGGGAACGTCGTCCTGGCGCTCGCCAACGGGGCCAAGCACGTTCCCTACAG GGACAGTAAGCTCACCATGCTGCTCAGCGAATCCCTCGGCAACATCAACTGTCGAACCACCATGATCGCCCACATCTCCGACTCCCCCGCCAGCTACATGGAGACGCTGACCACGGTGCAGCTGGCGTCCCGCATCCACCGCATGAGGAAGAAGAAGTCCAAG tACGCCTCCAGCTCGTCCGGAGGGGAGAGTTCCTGCGAGGAAGGCCCGTCCCATCGACCTCCTCACCTCCGACCCTTCCACCCGAAAATAGTGGCCCTGGACCCCGACACGCCGCTGCTGCTCTCCAGCGACCCCGACTACTCCTCCAGCAGCGAGCACTCCTGCGACACCGTCATCTACGTGGGGCCCGGAGGGGCGGCCGTCTCCGACCGAGAACTGAGCGACAATGAGGGGCCGCCTTCGTTCGTTCCCATCATCCCGTCTCTGAACAAAAGGCGAGTCAAAGACGCCCCCAGGTCCGATGGCGACCACTTTAAATGCAACACGTttgcagagctgcaggagagacTGGACTGCATCGATGGCAGCGAGGGTCCGGACACGTTGGGCACAGAAGCTAAAGCAGCACAAGCAGCGGCACTCAAAACTGCAGCTGCTAAACCAACAGAGGCAACGTCTCCACCCAGATCTGATCAGATTTCTTCCCATGGGGTCTTAGAAAGCACACAaaccacatgcacacataaacCCAGTCAGGAACAGCCCACATCCCCTTCAGCCGGCGGCCTCATGAACACTTCCAAACGGACGAGTGCAGACGGGGAGAAACTTTCAGTGACTCCCTCTCAGCTGTTTGTTTCCCAGGACTCAGAGCCCGTGGTGCGAGAGAAGGTCTACCTCAGAGGAGGTGTACCCAAACCGTCCTTACCAAGGACAACCAGGGCAGCCGCTCAGCCGGGGGAGGTTGTAGGTCGGACTCCCCCAGTGGGTATGAGTCAACCCCTGGGCTCCCCTAGCATGGAGAGGGCCCATTATCTTCGGGCAGCTCTGTTGGGAAGATGCCTCGATGGGGATTTTCTGAGGACGACGGTGACGCTGCAGCAGCCTGTGGAGCTGAATGGGGAGGATGAGCTCGTGTTCACGGTCGTGGAGGAGCTTCCTCTCAGCCTCGTCCCAGACAACGGCCGCCCCTCCAACCTCCTCAACTTCACCAGCGACTGCTCTCTGCAGCCCTCGGCCGCCGGCTCCAGACCCGTGAGCATCATCAGCAGCATCAACGACGAGTATGACGCTTACACGAGTCAACGAGGAGCTGTGGGACCTGGTCCCGAGGAGGGTCTGTTTCTCCAGCATGCCAACAGCGAAGTCAGTGCTGAAGATACTCGTTCAACAAGCAGATTGTACCTGAGGGACACAATCATGACATCAGACAATGCGTCCGTGCTAACGTCGCCAAGTATGTTTCATAAACAGCCATTTCTGCAGCACGGCATCGAGAGCTGCCTGAACGACAGCGGCGTTTGTTTCTCAGAGCTGGACAGTGACCCTGCTACTCCAAACAAAACTTCTTTCTCCAAGTGCCCTCCCTCCCCCGACCCTACCAGAGCCTCTCTGAAGGTGAGAGCCAGGACTCTGAACACGTCCCAGACTCTCCACCAAGACACCTATTCCAGTCTTCCCAGGAAAAACAAGCCTACCTCATCTGCAGCTGTGGGCTGCAGCAGACAGGAAGGCAGACATGATGACTTTTTGCTTCAGGGAAGCAGTCATTTTGATCCCAGAGAGGCAGAGTTTCTCTCTGCTACGAAGCCACCAAGAAGTAGCATGAGTAATGTTTCCTCTAAGAGGCCTGGGGGGAACAGTAACAGCGTTCCTCGCCCACCGAAGGCACACTCGTCTTCAGCTCAGAGGCTCGTGGACGGTTGTGAAAAgtccagcagcaggagaggagacacTCTCATCAAGCTGCCACGACTCACCCGAGGTGCAACAACTCTAGGAACCATTTCTGCACCCCAGACTTCTGACTCGAGGTGGACTCACGAGGGCACGTCAGCGACAGGTAGCCTGAGGTTTTCATCCCTCGGGAAAAAGACAAACGGGCACAAAAGCAGTGCAATCCCCAAGTCTGGATCTGGAAACATTTCCCCTCCGGCAGCAGCTGTCAGACAGTCGAGCCAAGAACAGAAGACGAGGACTGCGATTTCTCCAAGTGCCTTAAAATCAAGCGGCGACTTTGGAAAGTCCTCGTTCCCTAAAACATCAGCCTCAGAAGAGGAATTCAGCTTCAGGCTCCGTGCAGATTCATTCAGCCACAGGACGTCTAGTTTGAAAACTGAACACGGCCCTGCAAGGACGTCTTCCAGCCTGAAGACACGAGGGGCCAAAGCAGAGTCTTCCAGGTACTATGGGAGTCTGATGTCTCTGGAGAGGTGCGACAGTCAAACTTTAGCAAACAGTGGTGCTACATTGGGAGGTAACAGCAGATCCAACAAGTCAGTGCCAAGACTCGGGGCTCCAGCCTCCACCGCTACCTCGGCATCACAAGTTTCTCCTGGTGTCTTTGCAACTATGAGCAAGCTGGGGCCGAAAGGCAGCGGCAGCTCCCGAGCAGCAGTTTCTGTAGGAATCAAGGTTCGGACTTTGTCGACCAGCAGTTCTAAGAGCCTGagctcctcccctcctccaaaaCCTCCTGAAAATGTAGCTGGACGCAACACCGGCCTCCCTCCAACTGGGAAGTCCCCGGTACGGTCGGGGGCAGCAGCCAAGACGGGAAGAGGCACGACCATGGGGACAAAGCAGGCCATCAGCAGGGCGGCGAACAGCCGGGTGAGCGAGCTCGCCTCCGGCAGCCAAAGGAAGCCGCTCAGCAGGGCCGCCGCAGCGACAGGAAGCACCGACGGCGGGAGCGGCGGCGTCAGCGGGTCGCCAGTCAACACGCCGCTGCCGTCGCCTTACAGCAAGATCACGGCGCCTCGGAGGCCGCAGCGCTACAGCAGCGGGCACGGCAGCGACAACAGCAGCATCCTGAGCGGGGAGCTGCCGCCCGCCATGGGACGCACCGCCCTGTTCTACCACAGCGGCGGCAGCAGCGGCTACGAGAGTATGATGCGTGACAGCGAGACCACCGGCAGCACCTCGTCAGCACACGACTCCATGAGCGAGAGCGGCGTGTCGTCGTCCAACAGGAGCAGAGTTTCCAAATCGCCCAAGAAGAGAGGAAACG GGTTCCTGCGGCGGCGGCTGATCCCCGCTCCGCTGCCCGACGCCTCCACTCTGGCCAGGAGGGTCGGAGGCCAGTGGGTGGACCTCCCCCCGCTGGGAGGAGCCCTCAACGACTCCTTCGAGATTAAGGTCTACGAGATCGACGACCTGGAGCacctgcagaggaggagggaggagtcagag CCGTTCCACAATGTTGAGAAG GGTCTGCTCTACTTCAACGCCCGGCTCCGGATGCTGGAGAGGAGGCAGCAGAGGGTCCGAGAGCTGAGGAGCCACCAggagcagctgcaggaggagctggaggaggccaGGAGCCGGCTGATGCTGCCGCCGGGACGCTGGAGCCCCGAGG TGGACGTGGACCCGGACCTGGACCCGGAGTCCCAGGAGTACCTGGAGGCTCTGGCTCAGGTCACGGCCGAGCTCCAGTACTGCATCAACCTCTGCAAGTCCCGCGTCATGATGGAGACGTGCTTCGACATCGCCGCCACGCcgagcggcggcggcggcggcggcgggggTCAGCAGGAGGTCGAGGTGTGA
- the LOC131990769 gene encoding kelch repeat and BTB domain-containing protein 11-like, giving the protein MEGAEPISAENCVEELLRARRSGSEEARQRVYRFMSDHLLEVLRSPGLFGRLGAGEREEVLARRTGGTRVLAVAESSEPPQRAGGPRSPLQERPGGPRRVWSLHPERRRWEVLTSLPEEVPARGSGMCTLYNYLFVAGGADGPRASDRVFCFNPPTRLWSPAAPLRQPRTQLRLVAMDGLLYAVGGECLFSVERYDPREARWAPVAPLPKGAFAVAHEATACGGALFVSGGSLFYRMLRYDSRRDEWEECPFNESRRRSTDMVAHRNLLYRFDVDRERAGVNVYKYNTVVKAWTGGSAFPLPDPRPFRCAVLGDRIYCVNRSQTLQLEVQEEQEEQEEQEGFLPELLPSPPETRGGLVPFVLCLDQDPRPDPTRDDGPEPTDPNRPEPTDPNRPEPT; this is encoded by the coding sequence atggagggcgCGGAGCCGATCAGCGCGGAGAACTGTGTGGAGGAGCTGCTCCGGGCCAGGAGGAGCGGCTCGGAGGAGGCGCGGCAGCGGGTCTACCGCTTCATGAGCGACCACCTCCTGGAGGTGCTGCGGAGCCCCGGGCTCTTCGGCCGGCTGGGCGCCGGGGAGCGGGAGGAGGTGCTGGCCCGGAGGACGGGGGGCACCAGGGTGCTGGCGGTGGCCGAGAGCAGCGAGCCGCCGCAGCGGGCCGGGGGGCCCCGCAGCCCGCTGCAGGAGCGCCCCGGGGGGCCCCGGCGGGTCTGGAGCCTCCACCCGGAGCGGAGGCGCTGGGAGGTGCTGACCAGCCTGCCGGAGGAGGTCCCGGCCCGGGGCTCCGGGATGTGCACCCTCTACAACTACCTGTTCGTGGCGGGGGGCGCCGACGGGCCCCGGGCCTCCGACCGGGTGTTCTGCTTCAACCCGCCCACGCGCCTCTGGAGCCCCGCGGCGCCGCTCCGCCAGCCCCGCACCCAGCTGCGGCTGGTGGCCATGGACGGGCTGCTGTACGCCGTGGGGGGCGAGTGTCTGTTCTCCGTGGAGCGCTACGACCCCCGGGAGGCCCGCTGGGCCCCGGTGGCCCCGCTGCCCAAGGGCGCGTTCGCCGTGGCGCACGAGGCGACGGCGTGCGGCGGCGCGCTCTTCGTGTCGGGCGGCTCGCTCTTCTACCGGATGCTGCGCTACGACTCCCGCCGGGACGAGTGGGAGGAGTGTCCGTTCAACGAGAGCCGCCGCCGCTCCACCGACATGGTGGCGCACCGGAACCTGCTGTACCGCTTCGACGTGGACCGGGAGCGCGCGGGCGTCAACGTGTACAAGTACAACACGGTGGTGAAGGCGTGGACCGGAGGCTCCGCCTTCCCGCTGCCCGACCCGCGGCCCTTCCGCTGCGCGGTGCTCGGGGACCGGATCTACTGCGTCAACCGGAGCCAGACGCTGCAGctggaggtgcaggaggagcaggaggagcaggaggagcaggagggctTCCTGCCGGAGCTCCTGCCCTCCCCGCCCGAGACCCGGGGGGGGCTGGTCCCGTTCGTCCtctgcctggaccaggaccccCGACCCGACCCGACCCGAGACGATGGACCCGAACCAACAGACCCGAACCGACCTGAACCAACAGACCCGAACCGACCCGAACCGACCTGA
- the ccr6a gene encoding C-C chemokine receptor type 6a, whose translation MMKHSEENVSTQTDYPDFNMSTTLDYDYDYPLVPPCSHQNNQSIELVVGPYIHSIICLLGLVGNSLVIVTYAFYKRTKSMTDVFLLNVAVADLLFVASLPLIVYNELSSWSMGPVACKLLRGSYSVNLYSGTLLLACISTDRYVAIVQARRSFKLRSLPYSRVICGGVWAAALLLSVPTFYFYDRYEPSHMDHFLDDEVAPSAPQFVCEFRFVDNATAMVTKMAVPSTQLAVGFFLPLLVMVFCYAAVIATLLKARNFQRHKAVRVVLAVVAVFIVCHLPYNVALLMDTATMFQLQSCEQADALQAAKTVAQTVAYLHCCLNPVLYAFVGVKFRNHFRRIVQDLWCLGKRYIAPRRFSRATSEVYVSARRSVDGSSENGSSFTM comes from the coding sequence ATGATGAAGCACTCGGAGGAGAACGTGTCCACCCAGACAGATTACCCAGACTTCAACATGAGCACCACCCTGGACTACGACTACGACTACCCGCTGGTTCCCCCGTGTTCCCACCAGAACAACCAGAGCATCGAGCTGGTGGTGGGCCCCTACATCCACTCCATCATCTGCCTGCTGGGGCTGGTGGGCAACAGCCTGGTGATCGTCACCTACGCCTTCTACAAGAGGACCAAGTCCATGACGGACGTGTTCCTGCTGAACGTGGCCGTGGCCGACCTGCTGTTCGTGGCCTCGCTGCCGCTCATCGTCTACAACGAGCTGTCGTCGTGGTCGATGGGGCCGGTGGCGTGCAAGCTGCTGCGTGGCTCCTACAGCGTGAACCTGTACAGCGGCACGCTGCTGCTGGCCTGCATCAGCACCGACCGCTACGTCGCCATCGTGCAGGCCCGCCGCAGCTTCAAGCTGCGCTCGCTGCCGTACAGCCGCGTCATCTGCGGCGGCGTCTGGGCGGCGGCGCTGCTGCTGTCCGTCCCCACCTTCTACTTCTACGACCGCTACGAGCCGTCCCACATGGACCACTTCCTGGACGACGAGGTCGCCCCGAGCGCGCCGCAGTTCGTCTGCGAGTTCAGGTTCGTGGACAACGCCACGGCCATGGTGACCAAGATGGCGGTGCCCAGCACCCAGCTGGCCGTGGGCTTCTTCCTGCCGCTGCTCGTCATGGTGTTCTGCTACGCCGCCGTCATCGCCACGCTGCTGAAGGCCAGGAACTTCCAGCGCCACAAGGCGGTGCGGGTGGTGCTGGCGGTGGTGGCGGTGTTCATCGTGTGCCACCTGCCCTACAACGTGGCGCTGCTGATGGACACCGCCACCATGttccagctgcagagctgcgAGCAGGCGGACGCGCTGCAGGCCGCCAAGACGGTGGCGCAGACGGTGGCGTACCTGCACTGCTGCCTGAACCCGGTGCTGTACGCCTTCGTGGGCGTGAAGTTCAGGAACCACTTCCGGAGGATCGTCCAGGACCTGTGGTGTCTGGGGAAGAGGTACATCGCCCCGCGCCGCTTCTCCAGAGCCACCTCCGAGGTCTACGTGTCCGCCCGCCGCTCCGTGGACGGGTCCAGTGAGAACGGTTCCTCCTTCACCATGTGA